In Microbacterium terrisoli, the genomic stretch CGCATTCCAGAACACCGCGACGCGCCCGGCCGGCCTCAGCACCGCCCTCGCCTTGGCCGCACCGCCGGCCGGGTCGATCCAGTGCCAGGCCTGTCCCGCGATCACGAGGTCGAACGCGCGACCCGCGGCATCCCACTCCTCGAACTTCGCAACCTCGATGTCCGCACCGCGCTCACACGCGAAGGCGGCCATCCGGGCATCGACCTCGACGCCGAGCACGGCGCATCCCGCGTCTGCGAACTGCCGAGCAGCCACACCTGTTCCCGCACCGACGTCGAGCACGTCGCGGCCCGGTGAGGCCGCGACGATCCGGTCGATCATCTCCTGCGGGTACCGCGGCCGCGTGCGGTCGTAGCGCGCAGGATCGACGCCGAACGACTCAGCCATCTGGCGTGCCAGATGCGACCGCGCGATCTGCTCGTTCGGCTCGGTGTTCGGCTCTGTGTGTTGGGCCACCCTCGGCTCCCCGTCAGGACCGCACCGATGATACTCTCCCGGCCCGGGTTATCCGGGCACACCGTGCAGGCGCCGGTGCAGTTCGCGCACCTCGGCCGACAGCTCGAGGTCAGGGCCGGCGACCTCGATACCCGGAGCGATCACGGTGATCGGCAAGGGCGCGACCGGGCCGGGCTCGAGGCACCATTCGGCGCGCCAGGCGACCAGCTGCGCCGTGCTGGACGCATACACGATGCGCCCGAGGCCCACCCAGGCATGTGCGGCGCTGCACATCGGGCAATGCTCGCCCGACGTGTAGACCACCGCCGTGCCCCGTGCCGCTGCATCCATGTTCTGCGCCGCCCACCGGGCGATCTCGAACTCGGGGTGGCGGGTGGCGTCGCCGCCCGCGACGCGGTTGCGGTCCT encodes the following:
- a CDS encoding class I SAM-dependent methyltransferase, whose product is MAQHTEPNTEPNEQIARSHLARQMAESFGVDPARYDRTRPRYPQEMIDRIVAASPGRDVLDVGAGTGVAARQFADAGCAVLGVEVDARMAAFACERGADIEVAKFEEWDAAGRAFDLVIAGQAWHWIDPAGGAAKARAVLRPAGRVAVFWNAPELPAALADAYAMMVDKAASGFVEVGGFSTFELWRFEWDHTYTRDEWLDQLRRRAPSHERRTTNWPASSPPSAPRSTRSAAPSPCAIRRLSAPRHGLRDRCRGSHREHMYGAPGRLRYLDPPVKCRLLFL
- a CDS encoding nucleoside deaminase, with amino-acid sequence MTSGSLLTAQDHVHLRRCVDLAREALEVGDEPFGSLIADASGTVLFEDRNRVAGGDATRHPEFEIARWAAQNMDAAARGTAVVYTSGEHCPMCSAAHAWVGLGRIVYASSTAQLVAWRAEWCLEPGPVAPLPITVIAPGIEVAGPDLELSAEVRELHRRLHGVPG